The genomic interval GGCCAAGCAACGCAAAACTACCACGCCCTACAGACATCGGAAGAAAGTGCCGGTCACGGGGCCGCTAGGTTTTCCGGAGTCTCGCTGGTCTGACCGAATCTTAGACGAGGGGCATGACGTGTTGTGCGTGGACGGCATCTTTACAGGCTCCCGCGACGACACTCGAGATCTCGTTCACGACCCACTATTCCAAGTGGCCCGGCACGATATCATCCAGCCCTTGTGCGTCGAGGCGTACAAGATCTACACCCTTGCGGACGCGGCGTTCTCCGTGCATTGTCAGTTTGCTCCCATGCAGAAGACAAAGTTGTGATTGCATGGTGCGATTGACATGATAGGCGGGCACAAGAGGACCGGTCCCCGGATCCTCCCGGCATCGCCCGGCGCTTTGACGCCGAGAATTGATTTATCTGAAAATGGTTATCGAGTATGCCACCAAAAAGAATATTTATCGTAGGGCCTCCGCGTAGTGGCACTACACTGGTGCAGAGCCTTCTGGCAACGTCGGGTGCATTTTTAGCCTGCACTGAGTCTCACTTTCTCAGAAAGCTTCCGCACACATCCAACGCTGTCTCAGCTGTTAGGTGTTCGAAATCTTTCCTTAGTCTGCGATCATGGGCAAAAAGAAATCGATTCAAGGCCCGCCCGGAGATATTTTTCAATAAGAAAAGGGGGTTCGTGGTCTTTCAAGAGTTGCTTGATTCGGAAACCCGTATTCGCAAACTGAGCGGCTGGGTTGAGAAGACCCCCTCGCATCTTCATCAGGTTCAGTCTATAAGGGACAATATCGACAGCCCACTTTTTATTTTTACAAGAAGGTCCGCGCCTGGGAATATCGCATCGCTACATAAACTGCAACACGATTGGTATCGTGCTAACCCGGATAAACAAGATGTAGCGTATGCTGTTGGTCGTTGGGTATACGACACTGCTCTATCGGCTTGTCGTTATGGCCAAAACGATTCTTTCTGGTTCGATTATGATGAGGCGATATTAAACCCAGCGGATGCGATCGAAAAGCTAGAAACTTGGCTCAACTTAAAAGATGGTTATAAAATAAAAGAAGAAATGCTCGGCGAAGCTGCAAAACAACTTATAGATCGAGGAGAATATTGGAAAGACAATAACCTTCACTATATAATTAAGAAGAGAGAGCAATCAGGGATTGATAAGGTTGTGCAAGCCCAGTCAGAAAAAGCGCTAGATATGGTGTGTTATCTTCGTCAGGAGATGTAATGCGAATGATCTGTAACGAAACATCCCCCCCCCTCCTCCCTTTCTTGGTGCGTTAAGCATTGTCCGCGAATCCAATGAGCATTTGAGGGTATAAAACGCCATGTCGCAAGCTTCACACTACCCCTTCTCCACCTTGAATCCGTATCAGCGCCTGATGTTTGCGGGCCTCGCGGTTCATGGCTTCAGCGCCACCGGGATCGATAACGGACTCCGTGGGTTGATTGCCGAAGCCCGCTCCGGGTGCGCCAAGGTCGTTCATCTGCACTGGATCCATGGCGCGGTGACGTTTGACAAACCTTGGGGGGCATTGGCTAGGTTAAGCGTGTTTCACATTGCGATTTTAATTGCGCGTTTGCGCGGGAAACGCATTGTATGGACGGTTCACAACTTGATCAACCACGAGCGTAAGCGTGGCTGGCTCGACCGCTGGAACGCGAAGCTTGTTGCCCGAGAAGCGCATGCTATCCTCGTTCATGGCGAAAGTGCCATTGATGTAGCTGTGGCTCAGCTTGGCGTTAACAAGGAGAAGATCTACGTTGTTCACCATGGGAACTACGCAGGCGTAGTTTGTCCGCAGCCCCCACGTGCGCCCGCGGAAGGGGTGCGCTTCCTATTCTTTGGCATGATCCGGCCGTATAAGGGCGTAGAGGATCTGCTCGTCGCTTTCCGCCAGACGCCTGGGCCGCACGAACTGCATATTGCTGGGAAGGCCAGCTCGGGTGAGCTTCAGCAGGCCATCGAGGATTATGCCGCTCGAGACGCTGAGCGTGTGACTACGGAGCTTTGTTTCGTTCCGGATGGGCGACTACAGGAGCTGCTTGGCTGGAGCGATGTCGTCGTGCTGCCGTACCGAGATATCTTCACATCCGGAAGCCTTTTGATGGCGATGACCGCTGGGCGGCCGGTGGTCGCCCCCCGCGCTGGACTCATTCCTGAGTACATTGATGGTCGGGCCGCCTTTCTCTATGACCCCAACGAGCCAAATGCATTGGAGTACGCGATCGCCGAAGCTGCGCAATGTAGTCAACTGGATGACATGGCCCGGCAAGCGGCAGAGCGGGCCAAATACTTCGACTGGTCCTTGATTGGGGCCAAGTTGTCGGCGATTTACAGCGGACGGATGTAATACCAGGGGAGACCGGAAGCGCAGAATCTGCCGCAGAGTGAGTTTGGACGCATGGAGCATTTGAGATGATTCGCGGAGGCGCTATGCCAAGGATGGCGCGAGCGGTATTGCCGCGTATGCTGCACCATGTGGTGCAACGCGGGCACAACCGGCAGGTGGTGTTTGTCGGGGTCGAGGATTATGGGTGGTACATGGAGGGCCTGTGCGAGCTGAGCAGTGCGCTGGAGATTCGGGTGTACGCGTATTGTCTGATGACCAACCATGTGCATCTGCTGCTGGGGCCGGGCGAGGAGGTCGCGCCGATGGGGCGACTGATGAAGGCGCTGGCGGCGTGTGCCTCGCGGTGTCGCACTCTGCTGGAGGGGCGCTCGGGCACGTTATAGGAGGGGCGTTACAAGTCGAGCCCGGTGCAGACGGAGACCTGTCTGCTGGCCTGCACGCAGTACGTCGAGTTGAATCTGGTGCGCGCGCGTATGGTGGCGGCCGCCGGCGAGTACCCTTGGTCTAGCTACCTCCAGCGGATGGGGGAGACGGAGTGCTTGATCGACTTCGACCCGGCGTATCTCTACCTGGCGGACGAAGGGACCGAACGTCGTGAATGCTACGCCCGTTTCGTTGAGCTGGGCGTACCTCAGCAGGAGCCGACGCTGTTGCGTGAGGCCCTGCAGCGCGGCCATCTCACTGGGAACCAGCGTTTCGTGGACAAAGTGGAGCAGATCATCGGCGTGCGAATCGAGCCTCGCCGCTAGGGCCGCCCGTCATCGCGCTGGACGTGAGAAAATAAATCTATCCCCATTTCTCGATGTGCCGTTGGATTGTGGAAACATCCAGACCTATGAACTAACTGCGGAAAATAGGAAGGTTAATGTCGGGCATTTCTGTCGTGATACCGCTTTATAATAAGGCAATGACGATTGAGAGGGCGGTTCGTTCAGCACTGGCGCAAAGCGTTTCTCCAATGGAAATAATAGTGATTGATGATTGTTCTTCTGACGACAGCGCTGCGCGTTTAAAAAGAATCCCCGATCCGCGCGTTCGTTTGGTTGGTCGAACATCGCCCGGGCCAGGCGGCTACGCAGCGCGGAATCTGGGGTTAAGGTTGGCTTCCGGTGAATGGGTCGCATTCTTAGACGCCGACGATTATTGGGACGAAAATCACCTGGCGTCGCTATTGGAAGCTGCCGAAGCTGACACTCCTGTGCGCGTGGTGGCGTCTGGCGTGACGCGTGTTCGCGACGGTGAGGCACCGACGATCGATCCGTTTTCACAGGCGATGAAGACGGATGTGGAGACCATAGAGGTAGGCGCATTTCTAGCGGCGGCGTTTAGGAAAAGAAACCCCATGAAAACGTCTGCGGTGTTCATTCATCGCTCATGCGTGTTGGATTCCCAGTTGTTTCCAGAGCAGCGTACGGAGCGATCCGGAGATTTGTATGCGTGGGTCAAACTTGTTGCGAATTGTGGCCCGTTACGCCGAATTCGGACGCAGACTTGCGTTTCTGATAGGGATTCATCAACGGTTTCCCGTATGTGCGTGGCTTCACTAGACCTTCCGAGAGACATGGTCGAAGAGCTTTGTCCCAAGATGTCGGAGAAGGAGTGCTATTGGGTGCGTCGGTATGCAAATAAGATGATAAAAGATGCGTGGCTGGAGGGTGTCCGTTTGGGCCTGTATCGTGGAATGCTAATTGGTCGATGGGTTGAAGGCGGAGGGCGTCTGTACAAGATCGTTTGGAATGTGGTTTCCCTTTTCCCCGCTCGGTGGATTAATGGGCTTCGGGCACTGCGTGGCATGAGGTTTTGATGCGAGCAATCGGCTCCGATAAGGATAGATCCGAAGGGAGAGCCGTGGTTAACACTTCAGTGGCCGAGCGTTAGTGATGGAAGTTCGCTACGTTTTTATGCAATTCCCGGCGCCGTCCGAGGCGTTCGGTGCTGCAGAGATTGAGGCCTTGCGTGATGCTGGGATTGGGATCTCTGTCGGATGTATGAGGCGAAAACCGCGGAACTCGAACGGCCTGCTGGCAGAGAGGGGTTTGGCGGATCTGAGCGTCACGTACTCAGGTGTGGCGGCATTTGGTAGGGGTTTGGCTGTAATGGTGCGGAAGCCCGCGTCTGCGCTTAAGGTGATTGGCAAGTGTCTGTTGGGGACTTGGCGCTCGCCGAAAGAAATGGTGATTTCTCTTGCATTGCTGCCCAGGGCGTTCGGGATAGCGGAGGAGGCGGATGTTGAAGGCGTGGATGTGGTGCACCTGTTTTGGGGGCATTATCCGAGTTTAGTTGCCCTCGCGATTCGTGAGATGCGGTTGGGTACGAGTGTCAGCATATCGTTAGGGGCGTACGATTTGATCCGGGAATATCCACTTTCAAGGGTGGTGTCAAAAGCGGGATCGATCGTTACGCAGGCCGAGGCCAATCGTGGATGGGTTGCGCGAGTGTGTGGGGTCGGGGGCGACGATGTCCATGTCGTGTATCGAGGCGTGGCTGTCCCGCCGGACCCAGGTCCTGTAGGGAAGGAGGCTCTAATCTTGGTTGCTGAACGGTTAATCGCTCCCAAGAAAACCATTGATGCATTAAAAGTATTTGCCAAGATAGCACGGGGATATCCGGGATTGCGCTTGGAGGTGCTTGGGGATGGACCGGAAAGAGCAACGTTGGAATCGTGGGTAGAGAGAGCCGGGCTTTCGGAGCGAGTGCAATTTTTTGGACACGTTCCACACCATGAGGCGCTTTGGCGCATGGAGGTGGCTGGGGTGCTGTTAAGTATGTCGCAGTACCCGGGGGAAAGACTACCGAACGTAGTTAAAGAAGCAATGGTCCGTCGGTGCGCCTGCGTCGTGACACGAACGCCTGGTATCGAAGAGTTGGTGCGGCCGGGCTATACCGGGTTTATCGTGGAGCCGGGAGATGTCGATACGGCTGCGGTCCGGCTAAGGGAAATTCTCGGCGACGAGGCTGTCTTGGCTCGGATGGGAGGTTGTGGTCGCCGCCATATCAAAGAGTGGTTCGATCTTGAGAAAACAACGAAGCAGCGGATAGAGACTTGGGAATCGGTATTGGCGAACCGGAAATGCGGCGCAGGTATCAAGTGAACGCGGGAGGGACCGCCGCGCTGCGTCCCCTGAGCCCGCAAGCCTGAGGCGTGATGTATCGCCGTGTTGGAGCGATGAACACTGATGGCCTTGACCAAAGACTGGTGGGCTGGCTGCAGTTGAGGTTGCGACGTGGACCGGCGCAAGTGGGCCTAGAAGGCATCGGGGTCCTATGGGGCGTAACTAAGCGGCATGAGCCGAATTGGTGCATTGTCGGCTGGCACCGACGACGCAGGTGGACATCGCCGCCAAGATCCCTGGAAATTGGAGACTTCCGGGCGACAATGGTGCCGCCATGGGGGCGACCGGGCCGGAGTACATAGGTCGCGCGACACCCGAGTTAAAGCCGGGCGCAGGCCGTGCGGCGGTGCGGCGTGCCAACAGTGAATGGAACAGACCCACGAATGCGAATCACCTATCTGCATGCGTATTGGAGCACCCTCTGCCTGGCGGGTGGCGTGCGTTCGTACGACATGGCTCGGCGGATTTCCGTTCTAGCGGCGGTATTCGCATGACGCCGTTGGTGTCGGTTGTGACGCCTGTGCACAACGGGGCGGCGTTTATTCGAGAAACGATTGCCTCTGTCCAGGCGCAGACGTGGGGTGATTGGGAGCTTCTTGTTGTGGACGACGCTTCTGAGGACGATTCGGCTGAGGTCGTGGAAGCGCTGGCGGCCGAGGACGAGCGGATACGGCTGTTTCGGCTTGAGCGAAATGGAGGAGCAGCTGTAGCTCGTAATACGGCTATTGCGGCCGCGCGTGGTCGGTACATCGCGTTTCTGGATGGGGATGATTTGTGGTTGCCTCACAAGTTGGATCGGCAGCTGGCGTTCATGCGCGAGAAGGAGGCGGCATTCTCGTACGGGGCTTATGAGCGCGTTGATGAGAAAGGACGGCATCTCTCGCCAGTGGGGGTGCCTGACCGGTTGCGCTACGGAGAACTTCTGAAGACTTGTTACGTCGGGTGTTTGACGGCGATGTATGACACGAACGTGTTTGGAAAGCGGTATATGCCGTTGATTCGACGGCGGCAGGATTATGCTCTGTGGCTGGATTTGTTGCGTGACGGCGAGACGGCGATGGGCCTTAACGAAGTGTTGGGCATCTATCGAGTACGGTCTGGGTCGATTTCGGCTAACAAGGCTTCTACATCGTTGTACACATGGCGCATGTATCGGGAAGTTGAGGCGCTTTCTCTGGCGCGAAGTGCATGGTGTTTTACCCATCAGACTGGTCGAGCGGTGGTGCGACATCGGATGCCAGGGTTGGCGCGCCGGCTAGGGTGGTTACATTCGGTTGATGGGGCTTCGGCTGGCGATTGCCGCAGGCCTTGCGGGCCCTCGCAAGGACGGGATACGGAGTGATGGTAGGTCGGGTTCTGGTAACCGGAGCGACAGGCTTCGTGGGCGGCGCCGTGATTGAGCGGCTGGCGGTGGATGGCCGTCGGGTGCCGGTCGCAGCGTGTCGGCGCGGTGTCTCGGTGCCGGCGGGTGCGGAGCTGGCGGTAACGCCGTCGCTTGGCCCGGAAGCGGACTGGAGCGGCGCGCTGCAGGATGTAGAGGCCGTGGTGCATGCGGCGGCCCGCGTGCATGTGATGGACGAGGACGCCGCCGATCCGCTGGCGGAGTATCGACGCGCCAATGTGGAGGGCACGCTGGCGCTGGCGCGGCAGGCGGCGCAGGCGGGTGTGCGGCGGTTTGTGTTTGTCAGCTCCATCAAGGTGAATGGGGAGCAGACTGCGCCGGGCAGTGTGTTTTCCGTGGCGGATGCGCCGGCGCCGGTGGATCCGTACGGCGTCTCCAAGGCGGAGGCCGAGGCGGCGCTGTTTGCGCTGGGGCGCGAGACGGGGATGGAGATCGTGGCGGTGCGGCCGCCGCTGGTGTACGGCCCGGGTGTGGGCGGGAATTTCGCAAGGATGATGCAGTGGGTGGCGCGTGGTGTGCCACTGCCGCTGGGGGCGGTGGACAATCGGCGTTCGATGGTGGGTCTGGATAACCTGGTGGATCTGCTGGTGACGTGCCTGGAGCATCCGGCGGCGGCGAATCGGGTGTTTCTGGCGGGGGATGGGGAGGATCTTTCCACCACCGATCTGCTGCGCCGGGTGGCGGCGGCGATGGATCGGCGCGCGCGGCTGCTGCTGGTGCCGCCGGTGCTGTTGCGTGCCGGGGCGCGTGCGGTGGGGCGCGGGGAGATGGCGCGGCGGTTGCTGGATTCGCTGCAGGTGGATATTTCGCATACGCGGGAGACGCTTGGGTGGGAGCCTCCGGTAAGTGTGGATGAGGGGTTAAGGCGGGCGGTGGTGTCGTTGGTTGGGTAGGTTGGTGGTTTTTCCGGCTTTGGCGGGGGCTTCGCGGGCGAGCCCGCTCCCACAGGGGGTGTGATTTGGTGTAGGAGGCCAGCCCTCTGGCCGATGGGGCCTGTCCAACATCCAATCGGCCAGGGGGCTGGCCTCCTACACGGGGGGCATTGGTGTTGTGGTGTTGGGGTTAATGGGCGGCGAGTTCGTTGAAGAAGCTGGGGTTGTCGCGGATGGTGGCCAGGACCTTGGCGGCGAGTCCGGTGGGGTTTCGTCGTTTGGCTTCCCAGCTCTTGATGGTGTCGACGCTGGTTCCCATGGCCTTGGCGAGCTCGGCTTGCGAAACGTGCAATTGGGCGCGAATGGCCTTCACGTCCGCCACTTCGTGTCGGGTGATACGGCTGGCTGCTTTCCTGCCCTGTTTGATGTCGACCGCTTCTTGCAGTGATGTCTGGAGCTCGTCGTAGATGTTCATTCGAGAACTTCCTCTTTTAGTTGGGCGGTGAGTTTCTTGAGCGCAGCCTTCTCGGTGGCGGTGAGGTCGTCTTTCACATTCTTGGGGTAGGCTAGGATCAGGTAGATCGTCTCTGTGTTCGCGAGAAAGTAGATGACACGGCCGCCGCTACGCTTTCCTTGCCGCCCCAGCCCAATGCGAATCTTGCGTAATCCTCCCGTTCCCTGGATCAGGTCGCCTTTGTCGGGTTGGGCGATCAGGATGCGCTGTAGTTCCTTCAGCTCATCATCGCTGGCGATTGCCTGAAATTGCCGGGTGAATGTTGGCGTTTCAATAAATTCAATGGTATCGGGCACGTGAAGACATGTCCTTATGTCTGCGGTCCTTGGGGTACAGTGTACACCTGTTGGGGCGTGTGTCGAGTTCGATCGGGTTGGGGTGGGGCTGGTGGGGGTGATCGCGTGCGGGCCCCGCCTCTACAACGGGTATTCGGTGTAGGAGGCCAGCCCTCTGGCCGATCACCCACGCCAGCTCAATGCCCCATCGGCCAGAGGGCTGGCCTCCTACAGGGGTGGGTGGTTTTGTGATGGGGTTTGGATTAGCGTGCGGGGGATTGTGAATTGGAGGGGCTGTGATGGACGAGTGGGCCGAGCGTTTGGCGGGGTTGGGGACCGCGAGTATTGGGCGTGTGGTTGAAGGCTTGTTGCGCGGGATGGGGTATGTGCTGGTGGATGCGCCGGCGGATGGTCGCGATGTGTGGCAGGAGTATGTGGTGGCCCCGGCGCGCGGTGGCGACGATGCGCCGCGCTTGATTGTGGGGGTGGCGCGTGATCGCGACAGCGAGGTGGAGCCGCCGGAGCTGGAGGCCTTTGTCTCGGGACGCGAGGGTAGCGATCGCGGGATGTATGTGAGCCTGGCCGGGTTTGCGCCGGAGGCGCGTGAGCAGGCGGCGGAGCTGGCGATGCCGGTGATCTTGCTGGAGCCGGCGGATTTGGCGGAGCGGCTGCGCAGCCACTGGGGTGCGCTGGATGGCGAGACGCAGGCGCTGGTTGAGGGGCGTGGTTAGCGGTTTGTGTTTTCTTGGTCGAGTGTGAAGAGGGCCTTTCCTGTTGGGATGGGCCCTTTTTTGTGGGGCGGGTTTGGTGCGGTATTCGGGCGTGGGTATCGCCGAGGGGGCTCGGCTCCTACAGGGGCGGGTGTTGGCATGTGGATGGGTGGTCTTCTGGCTGATGGGGGTTATGTCTAATGCCGCATCGCGCAGGGGGCTGCGCTCCTACAAGGGGCGGGTGTGGTTGGTGTAGGAGGCCAGCCCTCTGGCCGATTTGGGTCTGTCCGGTAGCAGCGTGCGATCAGCCGGCAGGTTCCAGAAGGAGCGCGGTCAGCGGGGGCAGGTGGAGGTAGAGCGTGGCGGGGTGGCCGTTGCGCTCGATGGGTTCGGCGTGGGCGTGGGCGGGGCCGCGCGATTCGCCGCCGTAGGCCTGGGCGTCGGTGTTGAGGGCAACGCGCCAGGGACCGGGGTGCGGGGCCGGGACGGGGTGAGCGCCGCGTTCGATGGGGGTGAGGTTGAGCACGACGACGCATTCGCGGCCGTGGATGTCGCGGCGCAGGAAGCTGAGGGTGGAGTGCGAGGCGTCGTCGCAGTCCAGCCAGGAGAAGCCGTCGGGTTCGAATTCGCGGCCGTGCAGGGCGGCGTGGTCGCGGTAGACCTGGTTAAGGTCGCGCACGAGCTGCTGCAGGCCCTGGTGCAGCGGGTATTGCAGGACGTACCAGTCCAGTTCGCCATCCTCGGACCACTCCGGGCCCTGGCCGAATTCCTGGCCCATGAACAGGAGCTTCTTGCCGGGGTAGAGCCACTGCCAGGCATAGAGCAGGCGCAGGTTGGCGTGCTGTTCCCATTCGTTGCCGGGCATGCGGCCGCGCAGGCTGCGCTTGCCGTGCACGACTTCGTCGTGGGAGAAGGGCAAGACGAAGTTCTCGCTGTAGGCGTAGATCTGGCCGAAGCTGAGCTGGTTGTGGTGGTAGTGGCGGTAGATCGGGTCCATGCCGAAGTAGGTCAGGGTGTCGTGCATCCAGCCCATGTTCCATTTCATGGTGAAACCGAGTCCGCCCATGGACGGCGGGCGGCTGACGCCGGGCCACGCGGTGGATTCCTCGGCGATCATCACCACGCCCGGGTGCGCGGTCTGCACGGTCTCGTTCAGGTGGCGCAGGAAGTCGATCGCCTCCAGGTTTTCGTTGCCGCCGTGGATGTTGGGCAGCCAGTCGTGCGGTTCGCGGTCGTAGTCGCGATAGAGCATGGAGGCGACGGCGTCGACGCGCAGGCCGTCGAGGTGGAAGTCCTCGACCCAGCACAGCGCGCTGGAGAGCAGGAAGTTGCGCACCTCGGGGCGGGAATAGTTGAAGATCAGCGTGCCCCAGCCGCGGTGCTCGCCGATGCGCGGGTCTTCGTGTTCGTACAGTGCGGTGCCGTCGAAGCGGGCGAGGGCGAATTCGTCGCGCGGGAAGTGGCCGGGCACCCAGTCGAGCAGTACGCCGAGCCCGGCCTGGTGCGCCTGGTCGACGAAGTAGCGGAAATCGTCCGGGTCGCCGAAGCGCGAGGTGGGGGCGAAGAAGCCGGTGCTCTGGTAGCCCCAGGAGCCGTCGAACGGGTGTTCGGTGATCGGCAGCAACTCGAGATGGGTGAAACCCATGTCGCGGGCATAAGGCACGAGGCGCTCCGCCAGCTCGCGGTAGTTGGGCCACTGGCCCTCGGGGCTGCGCTGCCAGGAGCCGAGATGCACTTCGTAGATGCTCATCGGGCGGTGCTTCCAGCCCTCGGGATCTCGGTTCTGCAGCCAGTCGTCATCGCCCCAGGTGTAGTCGCTCTGCGGCTGGATGCGCGCGGCCGTCTCCGGGCGCAGCTGGTAGGCGCGGGCGTAGGGGTCGGTGCGGACGTGGATGGTGCCGTGGTCGCGGTTGCGGATCTCGAATTTGTACAGGGTGTCGCGGTCCAGCCCCGGGATGAACAGCTCCCAGATGCCGCTGCCCGGGTGCACGGTCATCGGGTGGCAACGGCCATCCCAGCGGTTGAAGTCGCCGACGACGGAGGCGCGCTCGGCGTTCGGGGCCCATACGGCGAAGCGCACGCCGTCGATCCCGTCGCGGGTCTCCGGGTGGGCGCCGAGCATGCGGTGGGCGTGCCAGTGCCGGCCTTCGGCGAACAGGTGGCGGTCGAACTCGGGGATGTCCGGGGTGAAGCTCCACGGGTCAACGGTTTGTAATGTCTGCGTGCCACCCTCGGGCTTCCAGCGGAGTTCGGGGTGCGCGGGGAGGGCATTCAGCTTGCCCTGCCAGGTGAAGAGCCCCGGGATTTTGGTACTGGGTGTGAGCGGTTCGTCGGATCCGCCCGAAAGTGTGATCGAGGCCTCGCTGGCGTGCGGCAGCCAGCCACGGTAGCAGGCAGTCTCTTGATCCAGCGCATGAAGGCCCAGGACGCTGTGTGGATCATGGAGGCGCGCCTCCGGCAAACGCGCGAGGGTTTCGGCAACGGGTGTGATGCATTTGCTGGAGGCTGTTGTCATACTCGAATCACGCTCGGTGTTTGATCGGGGTCACAGCCCCGGAGAGGTTTAATGGCAAGGATGGGTGCATGAATCCGCAACCGCAACGTTTTGTTAGTCGTCTGACCCGCGAGACCCTGGCTCTGATCCTCGCCGGTGGGCGCGGATCGCGGCTGAAGCAGCTGACGCTCTGGCGGGCCAAGCCGGCCGTACCGTTCGGCGGCAAGTTCCGCATCATCGACTTTCCACTGTCCAACTGTATCAACTCGGGCATCCGTCAGGTGGCGGTGCTGACGCAGTACAAGGCGCATTCGCTGATCCAGCATATCCAGCGCGGCTGGAGCTTCCTGCGCGGGGAGTTCGGCGAGTTTATCGAGCTGTTGCCGGCGCAGCAGCGCATCGAGACGTCCTGGTACCAGGGTACGGCGGACGCGGTGTACCAGAACATCGACATTATCCGTCAGCACGCGCCAAGTTACGTGCTGATCCTGGCCGGGGACCACATCTACAAGATGGACTACGGCCAGATGATCGCCTTCCACGTGGAGAGCGGGGCGGACATGACGGTGGGCTGCCTGGAGGTGGAGCGTGAACGCGCCAAGGCCTTCGGGGTGATGGGCGTCGATGCCGCGAGCCGCATTACCTCGTTTGCGGAGAAGCCGGATGACCCGGCGAGCATCCCGGGCAAGAGCACCCATTCGCTGGCCTCGATGGGGATCTACGTGATCAACACGCAGTTCCTGTTCGAGCAGCTGATCAAGGACGCGGATGACACCTTCTCCACGCACGATTTCGGCAAGGACATCATCCCCGGCATCATCGATCGCTATCAGGTGATGGCCTACCCGTTCCGCGACGAGCAGGGCGTGCGCCAGGGCTACTGGCGTGATGTCGGCACGATCGACTCCTACTGGCAGGCGAACCTGGAACTGATCGGGGTGACCCCCGAACTGAATCTGTA from Thioalkalivibrio sp. ALJ12 carries:
- a CDS encoding sulfotransferase, producing the protein MPPKRIFIVGPPRSGTTLVQSLLATSGAFLACTESHFLRKLPHTSNAVSAVRCSKSFLSLRSWAKRNRFKARPEIFFNKKRGFVVFQELLDSETRIRKLSGWVEKTPSHLHQVQSIRDNIDSPLFIFTRRSAPGNIASLHKLQHDWYRANPDKQDVAYAVGRWVYDTALSACRYGQNDSFWFDYDEAILNPADAIEKLETWLNLKDGYKIKEEMLGEAAKQLIDRGEYWKDNNLHYIIKKREQSGIDKVVQAQSEKALDMVCYLRQEM
- a CDS encoding glycosyltransferase family 4 protein; this encodes MSQASHYPFSTLNPYQRLMFAGLAVHGFSATGIDNGLRGLIAEARSGCAKVVHLHWIHGAVTFDKPWGALARLSVFHIAILIARLRGKRIVWTVHNLINHERKRGWLDRWNAKLVAREAHAILVHGESAIDVAVAQLGVNKEKIYVVHHGNYAGVVCPQPPRAPAEGVRFLFFGMIRPYKGVEDLLVAFRQTPGPHELHIAGKASSGELQQAIEDYAARDAERVTTELCFVPDGRLQELLGWSDVVVLPYRDIFTSGSLLMAMTAGRPVVAPRAGLIPEYIDGRAAFLYDPNEPNALEYAIAEAAQCSQLDDMARQAAERAKYFDWSLIGAKLSAIYSGRM
- a CDS encoding glycosyltransferase family A protein; this encodes MSGISVVIPLYNKAMTIERAVRSALAQSVSPMEIIVIDDCSSDDSAARLKRIPDPRVRLVGRTSPGPGGYAARNLGLRLASGEWVAFLDADDYWDENHLASLLEAAEADTPVRVVASGVTRVRDGEAPTIDPFSQAMKTDVETIEVGAFLAAAFRKRNPMKTSAVFIHRSCVLDSQLFPEQRTERSGDLYAWVKLVANCGPLRRIRTQTCVSDRDSSTVSRMCVASLDLPRDMVEELCPKMSEKECYWVRRYANKMIKDAWLEGVRLGLYRGMLIGRWVEGGGRLYKIVWNVVSLFPARWINGLRALRGMRF
- a CDS encoding glycosyltransferase family 4 protein — its product is MEVRYVFMQFPAPSEAFGAAEIEALRDAGIGISVGCMRRKPRNSNGLLAERGLADLSVTYSGVAAFGRGLAVMVRKPASALKVIGKCLLGTWRSPKEMVISLALLPRAFGIAEEADVEGVDVVHLFWGHYPSLVALAIREMRLGTSVSISLGAYDLIREYPLSRVVSKAGSIVTQAEANRGWVARVCGVGGDDVHVVYRGVAVPPDPGPVGKEALILVAERLIAPKKTIDALKVFAKIARGYPGLRLEVLGDGPERATLESWVERAGLSERVQFFGHVPHHEALWRMEVAGVLLSMSQYPGERLPNVVKEAMVRRCACVVTRTPGIEELVRPGYTGFIVEPGDVDTAAVRLREILGDEAVLARMGGCGRRHIKEWFDLEKTTKQRIETWESVLANRKCGAGIK
- a CDS encoding glycosyltransferase family 2 protein translates to MTPLVSVVTPVHNGAAFIRETIASVQAQTWGDWELLVVDDASEDDSAEVVEALAAEDERIRLFRLERNGGAAVARNTAIAAARGRYIAFLDGDDLWLPHKLDRQLAFMREKEAAFSYGAYERVDEKGRHLSPVGVPDRLRYGELLKTCYVGCLTAMYDTNVFGKRYMPLIRRRQDYALWLDLLRDGETAMGLNEVLGIYRVRSGSISANKASTSLYTWRMYREVEALSLARSAWCFTHQTGRAVVRHRMPGLARRLGWLHSVDGASAGDCRRPCGPSQGRDTE
- a CDS encoding NAD-dependent epimerase/dehydratase family protein, giving the protein MVGRVLVTGATGFVGGAVIERLAVDGRRVPVAACRRGVSVPAGAELAVTPSLGPEADWSGALQDVEAVVHAAARVHVMDEDAADPLAEYRRANVEGTLALARQAAQAGVRRFVFVSSIKVNGEQTAPGSVFSVADAPAPVDPYGVSKAEAEAALFALGRETGMEIVAVRPPLVYGPGVGGNFARMMQWVARGVPLPLGAVDNRRSMVGLDNLVDLLVTCLEHPAAANRVFLAGDGEDLSTTDLLRRVAAAMDRRARLLLVPPVLLRAGARAVGRGEMARRLLDSLQVDISHTRETLGWEPPVSVDEGLRRAVVSLVG
- the nadS gene encoding NadS family protein encodes the protein MNIYDELQTSLQEAVDIKQGRKAASRITRHEVADVKAIRAQLHVSQAELAKAMGTSVDTIKSWEAKRRNPTGLAAKVLATIRDNPSFFNELAAH
- a CDS encoding type II toxin-antitoxin system RelE/ParE family toxin, which codes for MPDTIEFIETPTFTRQFQAIASDDELKELQRILIAQPDKGDLIQGTGGLRKIRIGLGRQGKRSGGRVIYFLANTETIYLILAYPKNVKDDLTATEKAALKKLTAQLKEEVLE
- a CDS encoding restriction endonuclease, which gives rise to MDEWAERLAGLGTASIGRVVEGLLRGMGYVLVDAPADGRDVWQEYVVAPARGGDDAPRLIVGVARDRDSEVEPPELEAFVSGREGSDRGMYVSLAGFAPEAREQAAELAMPVILLEPADLAERLRSHWGALDGETQALVEGRG